From a region of the Besnoitia besnoiti strain Bb-Ger1 chromosome I, whole genome shotgun sequence genome:
- a CDS encoding hypothetical protein (encoded by transcript BESB_007560) — translation MGRSHGLSPALDDDGSDAAGGGVSQSAAEARLSLCDLEHFWSLSLGQLSEDASAAAVEEGLLWSDVARLFSAWEETRDKLLKRGDVLVIRLKRLALFLPENGDAHTRGNSAAVGGGGSSGDDDFLGFIGRQRERKGAEAALEELRLLKKAEKETEALRLFDVFHEMLQRRCAAATGRTADMTMVGGEVTNESAAVSVLEGLGGARDGQLKAGADLQRHVKGKMFAFFGMPGDARASPSPGARDLTNTYGGQALHGAARTPALDSTRSAGGRCGLSCSHALCAMKRVPGSLPSMIHIQLERIQKVSREMRAILLEFLKVPVALSPAGSRTKGEKGLAGSARPRGTEGSGASCRLPVMQAAKDSSCGWLPQWQYVLQLRLLCEARAHAQLVEETPAAGAAASEAFQAIKCSEGDRLADKAVRREGSPGNAQAPPSARLSAREETAGAAETYASGGSLVNVGSNVTTVRALNAQPKDSPQREETAERPLSPRLRDALLETSRACEAILVSAGMGLGTLRALEAASSSGTLLEAGIGELPRPSDPTRDLGNGLDTLLGQLPMCVRALNAISRLPAAYRVFG, via the coding sequence ATGGGTCGCTCGCACGGCCTGTCGCCAGccctcgacgacgacggcagcgatgccgctggcggaggcgtctcgcagtcggcggcggaggcgaggcttTCTCTGTGCGATCTTGAGCACTTTTGGAGTCTGAGTTTAGGGCAGCTGTCTGAAGACGCGTCAGCTGCGGCCGTCGAGGAAGGCCTCTTGTGGAGTGACGTCGCCCGTCTCTTCTCAGCATGGGAAGAGACACGCGACAAGCTGCTGAAGAGGGGTGACGTCCTCGTCATACGGCTgaagcgtctcgcgctctttCTGCCTGAGAACGGCGACGCTCACACGCGAGGCAACTCCGCAGCGGTCGGCGGGGGCGGCTCTTCAGGTGACGATGACTTTCTCGGATTCATTGGCAGACAGCGGGAACGCAAGGGGGCCGAAgcggcgctcgaggagctccgccTTCTCAAGAAAGCAGAAAAGGAGACCGAAGCCCTGCGGCTCTTTGACGTCTTCCACGAAATGTTGCAGCGCAGATGTGCGGCCGCCACAGGTCGCACGGCGGACATGACCATGGTAGGCGGAGAGGTAACAAACGAAAGTGCAGCAGTCTCCGTCCTGGAGGGCCTAGGCGGCGCACGAGACGGCCAGTTGAAGGCAGGGGCTGACCTGCAGCGTCACGTTAAAGGTAAAATGTTTGCGTTTTTCGGCATGCCTGGTGACGCTcgagcgtcgccttcgccaggCGCTAGGGATCTCACAAACACCTACGGGGGCCAGGCGTTACACGGCGCCGCACGCACGCCCGCGCTGGACAGTACTCGCAGCGCCGGGGGTCGGTGCGGCCTTTCTTGCTCTCATGCTCTATGCGCGATGAAGCGCGTGCCCGGAAGCTTGCCGTCCATGATCCACATCCAGCTCGAGCGCATTCAGAAAGTGTCGAGAGAGATGAGAGCCATCCTGCTGGAGTTTCTGAAGGTCCCTGTTGCGCTTTCGCCTGCGGGTTCCAGGACGAAAGGCGAGAAAGGGCTCGCAGGCTCCGCGCGGCCACGGGGTACCGAGGGCAGTGGAGCGTCGTGTCGTCTGCCGGTCATGCAAGCTGCGAAGGATAGCAGCTGCGGTTGGCTCCCGCAGTGGCAGTATGTtctccagctgcgcctcctgtgtgaggcgcgcgcccacgcgcagctcgtggaagagacgcctgcggcaggcgccgccgccagcgaagctTTCCAAGCCATCAAGTGTTCAGAGGGTGACCGCCTTGCAGACAAAGCAGTGCGGAGAGAAGGCTCTCCCGGcaacgcgcaggcgccgccatCTGCACGCCTTTCGGCGAGGGAGGAAACTGCGGGAGCCGCGGAAACATATGCCAGTGGTGGTAGCCTGGTGAATGTCGGTTCAAATGTGACAACAGTCCGCGCGCTGAATGCACAGCCGAAGGACTCCCCTCAGAGGGAAGAGACTGCCGAGCGTCCTTTATCGCCACGACTTCGTGACGCGCTGCTCGAGACGTCACGCGCATGTGAAGCGATTCTTGTGTCTGCGGGTATGGGGCTTGGCACCCTGCGCGCGCTTGAAGCAGCGAGCAGCAGTGGCACACTTCTGGAGGCCGGAATAGGAGAACTTCCGCGGCCATCAGATCCCACCCGTGACTTGGGAAATGGCTTAGACACGTTACTGGGACAGTTGCCGATGTGTGTACGTGCACTGAACGCGATTTCCCGACTGCCCGCTGCATATCGCGTCTTTGGCTGA
- a CDS encoding hypothetical protein (encoded by transcript BESB_007570): MSLRTPALPADFAYFAAWYGRVPSFADLADSGYKLSCADEWFSWRIANLNSLYLTRIHHADHQLARVWLEGLDDVMFCHRLKRLPVEERPASMQQRFRLKYPLNDVWTYRDLPPHA; encoded by the exons ATGAGTCTTCGGACTCCGGCGCTTCCGGCGGACTTCGCCTACTTCGCAGCGTGGTACGGCCGCGTGCCCTCGTTCGCCGACCTGGCTGACTCGGGCTACAAGCTCTCTTGCGCAGACGAGTGGTTTTCCTGGAGAATCGCAAACCTCAACTCGCTCTACCTCACGCGAATTCACCACGCCG ATCATCagctcgcccgcgtctgGCTGGAGGGCCTCGACGATGTGATGTTTTGCCACCGCCTGAAGCGATTGCCTGTGGAAGAGCGGCCGGCGAGCATGCAGCAGAGATTCCGTCTCAAGTATCCGCTCAACGACGTATGGACTTACCGCGACCTTCCGCCCCATGCGTag
- a CDS encoding nucleoside transporter protein (encoded by transcript BESB_007550) → MDPLPDHTGAADCKCSPCALGTRYPVWPQANRLDSSSHPRPASAASAPQSHGRASPGRTYRSPHSRAISEPAAAAWPSHVSLASPQPPLPVRHQSFFGRLFSFLTWHHAKTRVFPQTQETVPRAAGTYGVSFRYPSVPSTVDFPVRDRAAPSTDDASAYPTGATSAPEGGSADEGESYGGPESIADGIYDMVRSRGSATFTAKAELMGKVVFLLLGFTSLIGWNFSLNLAPYMSESLFPEATVNAENSFLAMFQIANLLVQLSLLYVGALRARFIIVGGWSAVIFLSVLTPVVVYLPANIAFICMHIMCFLMGVSSGLLQGAGFLIAGVMPKNFVGAVSVGQGMAGLVAFSLSALLSFAWFPLNARVGVTTTAWAVFLFAALVSVLYSAGVSILMQQPWARHALRRAAKQREQRLELARRRRQEREIAAVAAAAEAMECGLEGDMLEEEGMQTIVDSIPEHGGANQRLTEQQQEQITHESCAADTDARSLWRVALDVAPEMSAVFVTFFITLNIYPLLGPTLLNYNQSFPNHFLILFGVYGIGDLVGRSLPDLSRTAAWLSWLMLPRKYLLLSAFSRALFYIPFLAGYKLKGVPVVNDIWWYAIIMFFLALTHGWTGTLGFIYCGTKIENLGEKDFTGPLTVIALSLGLVAGLYVAYAVY, encoded by the exons ATGGATCCTCTGCCCGACCACACGGGAGCTGCGGACTGCAAATGCAGTCCCTGCGCCTTAGGGACTCGATATCCCGTCTGGCCGCAGGCCAACCGCCTTGATTCGTCGTCCCACCCGCGAccagcgtccgcggcgtcagCCCCTCAAAGCCATGGAAGGGCCTCACCTGGGCGGACATACCGTAGTCCCCATTCTCGAGCAATATcggagccggcggcggcggcgtggcctAGCCATGTATCTCTTGCATccccgcagccgccactCCCGGTGAGGCACCAATCGTTTTTCGGGCGgctgttttcttttcttaCGTGGCACCACGCCAAGACGCGTGTTTTCCCTCAAACGCAGGAGACAGTCCCAAGAGCTGCGGGCACTTATGGAGTGAGTTTCCGGTATCCGTCGGTGCCCAGCACAGTAGACTTCCCCGTACGAGACAGAGCAGCCCCCAGCACAGATGACGCTTCAGCATACCCCACTGGGGCCACTTCTGCGCCGGAAGGAGGCTCTGCGGATGAGGGAGAGAGCTACGGTGGCCCTGAATCTATTGCGGATGGCATATATGATATGGTGAGGTCTCGCGGCTCAGCAACCTTTACGGCCAAGGCTGAATTGATGGGAAAAgtcgtctttcttctgctcgGGTTTACGAGTCTCATTGGATGGAACTTTTCTCTTAATTTGGCTCCATACATGAGTGAAAGCCTGTTCCCCGAAGCTACAGTGAACGCGGAAAATTCGTTTTTGGCAATGTTTCAAATCGCGAATCTTTTGGTTCAGCTATCTCTCCTTTACGTAGGGGCTTTGAGGGCGAGATTCATTATAGTTGGCGGCTGGTCGGCTGTTATCTTTCTGTCTGTCCTCACACCCGTCGTTGTATATCTGCCGGCGAATATTGCGTTTATCTGTATGCATATCATGTGCTTTTTGATGGGGGTGAGCTCTGGGCTTCTTCAAGGTGCAGGGTTTCTTATTGCCGGGGTGATGCCTAAGAACTTCGTGGGCGCTGTGTCCGTTG GCCAAGGGATGGCAGGACTAGTGGCGTTCAGCCTCAGCGCCTTGCTGAGTTTCGCATGGTTCCCTTTGAATGCGCGCGTGGGCGTCACGACGACAGCCTGGGCGGTGTTCCTGTTTGCGGCGTTGGTCTCCGTGTTGTACTCCGCTGGTGTTTCCATTCTTATGCAGCAACCCTGggcgcgccacgcgctgAGGCGAGCTGCAAAGCAACGAGAGCAGAGACTTGAGCTCgccagaaggcggcgccaggAGCGTGAAATAGCCGCGgttgcagcggctgctgaaGCGATGGAATGTGGTCTCGAAGGAGACATGCTTGAGGAGGAAGGAATGCAGACTATTGTAGACTCTATTCCTGAGCACGGCGGGGCTAACCAGAGACTCaccgagcagcagcaggagcaaATCACTCATGAAAGCTGTGCCGCTGATACCGATGCACGCAGTCTATGGCGCGTAGCATTGGACGTCGCACCCGAGATGTCAGCTGTTTTCGTCACCTTCTTTATTACATTGAATATTTACCCGCTTCTTGGGCCTACATTACTGAATTACAATCAATCCTTCCCCAACCACTTCTTGattctcttcggcgtctATGGAATTGGAGATCTGGTAGGCCGATCGCTCCCCGATTTGTCTCGTACGGCCGCGTGGCTTTCATGGCTCATGCTGCCGCGAAAGTATCTGCTGTTGAGTGCTTTCAGTCGGGCTCTCTTTTACATACCATTCCTGGCAGGTTACAAACTCAAGGGAGTCCCCGTCGTGAATGACATATGGTGGTATGCTATCATCATGTTTTTTTTGGCCCTTACTCACGGCTGGACGGGGACCCTCGGGTTCATTTATTGTGGGACAAAGATAGAAAATCTCGGTGAAAAAGATTTCACTGGCCCCCTCACAGTGATCGCGTTATCTCTCGGTCTCGTGGCCGGATTGTACGTTGCTTACGCAGTATACTGA